A window from Aquiluna borgnonia encodes these proteins:
- a CDS encoding NUDIX domain-containing protein, giving the protein MSRVRHRRATRALIRTPENRILLFLSHFPPGSGLEPQWVFPGGGLEENETPIDGILREIYEETGLSISPGDLVDLETVIQHPIPDTREYDTGEAHFFELLVAQSFEPSSQFWTDDEHRDTVMHRWWSLEEILAEQPWIGPEGAIELLTLRLRG; this is encoded by the coding sequence GTGAGCCGCGTTAGACACCGCAGAGCTACCAGAGCACTTATTAGGACTCCCGAAAATCGGATATTGCTCTTTCTCTCACATTTCCCACCTGGTTCCGGCTTGGAGCCACAGTGGGTTTTTCCCGGCGGAGGCCTCGAGGAGAATGAGACTCCCATTGATGGGATCCTGCGCGAAATTTACGAGGAAACGGGGCTCAGCATCAGCCCAGGAGATCTTGTCGACCTAGAAACAGTAATCCAGCACCCGATTCCAGACACCAGGGAGTACGACACCGGTGAGGCTCATTTCTTCGAGCTTTTAGTAGCTCAGAGTTTTGAGCCCTCGAGTCAGTTCTGGACCGATGATGAGCACCGCGACACCGTGATGCATCGCTGGTGGTCGCTCGAGGAAATCTTGGCTGAGCAACCCTGGATCGGGCCAGAAGGAGCAATTGAATTGCTAACTCTGAGGCTCAGGGGCTAG